The Syngnathoides biaculeatus isolate LvHL_M chromosome 1, ASM1980259v1, whole genome shotgun sequence region TCTCTGATTCCCGCGTGTAATGGACGCCAGCTACTTAAAGTGCAACTTTATTGTAGTAAAACTGCTTGACAACATCTCAATTCATTCATCTCCTAATTAGCTCCCGAGTTCTCTTTGACACACTTCAAACTCGCCTTAACTAGAAGCAGTTCGCCCCAGGTTCCGGTCCAACTTGGTTTGTCCAGCATTTGCACCGTCCACCGAAGTGACACACTCatataatttattcaaaagtaaataaatccGTACACCTTGGCTGGGTGATGTTTAAAAACTCGTGAAGAGGAGACCTTGGTTCCAACAGCAAAGGCACCCCTCTGAgcttcatattattattattattattgttattattattattattattattctgggCACAGTCAGGACGCAGAAGGACGAAGACGCGCTCATGGAGGTTGGGTGGGGATGAGAGGATTTCCCGCTCAAAGAGCAgaatcaaatcattttcaaagcGCACCGGCGGACGGTGCGTTCAAATGTACGTGCTTGTCAGTTCCAAGACGTTTTGTACCACCACCACTACAGAAGTTTGGCGCCCGACAACGGGACGGGCTATGTTACAAAGTGGCGCCTCGAAAGAATGTGCTTGAGCTCCCCTCGGCCGGATTAGAATACCTTTTCAACAAAGCTCCCGAAGCCCGAGGTCACGGGTCGGAGCGACGGGAGCAGCGTTTCGTCCTTCTAGCGGTCGCTATAAATCGCTGACGCAGATGGATTGATATGGCGAGAGGTGGTCTATTTGTTCATATTTAGCGCAGTTGCGTCCCAGGTCTGTTTCGACATGTCGGCGTCTCGTCCGAGTCCACTTCGTGGTCCGCTTTGTCTCTTGTGCGCAGTGAAGGACGATGTGAAGACGGCGTCGTAATCGTCAGTCATGGCCGACAAAAGGAAGCTGCAAGGTGAGCTGTGCGTGAGAGTGCATTTGTGtcacatttggaatatttttgctGTAGTTATCATCAttgattcaatcccggccccacttgtgtggagtttgcccgtGCCTggcgtgggcactccggtttcctcccatgcgACACcttaaattgctcgtaggtgcgATTGgtggtttgtctccatgtggcctgcgattggctggcgaccacttcagggtgtaccccgcctcctgcccactgacagctgggataggctccagcattccctgcggccctcgtgaggataagcggcaaagaaaattgatggatggatgtatatgtttcactgtactgtattgaaggtggacaccatccatccacAATACGCCCCCCCCACTTTTTGAGTTCGATGACCCCAAACCAAACTTTGTCATAAAACAATTCATAACCCTGTTTAGAAATTAACCTTACAAgaataaagaaatattttttaaaaatatattaatactacaaaaaaaatattttatatatatatatatattaaatatccaaaatatttttagaaaaagaagacacaaaAAACAATGCGTCCTCCACCCTTTTTGGGGTTCGGTGACCGCAAACTCTCTTCTAAAACAATTCATAATCCTGTTTAGAAATTAACCTTGCAAGAATGAATAagtcttgtttttaaaaatattaatcttatgaggaaaaatatacaaataatatctctctctatataaaatattttggaaaaaaagacactaaGCACAaggtgtccatccatccatccacaatacgcccccccccccccttttgtgGTTCGGTGACCCCAAACCAAACTTTGTTCCTAAACAATAATTCATAATCCTGTTTAGAAATTAACCTTGCAAGaatgaagaaatatttttaaaatatgaatattacaagaaaaatataaaaaaatatttaaaaatagaaaagttctatatttaatataaaaaatattttgaaaaaaagacacTAAGCACaaagtgtccatccatccatccatccattctcttagccgcttatcctcactagggtcgctggaagtgctggagcccatcccagctgtcaacgggcaggaggcggggttacaccctgaactggtcgccagccaatcgcagggctcatggagacaaacCACCAATCAtactcacaatttagagtgtccaattaatgtcgcatgtttttgggatgtgggaggaaaccggagcgccccacccggggaaaacccacgccaGGCACTGGTGGGatggaacccaggtcctcagaaccgcgaggccaacgctttccagctgatccaccgtgcgaGGACTTCCTCCTCGGAGGTAAACCGGCGGCTCACGTGACGACCGTTCTCGTCCGGTGGCGTTCGTGCAGGTGAAATCGAAAGATGTCTGAAGAAAGTAGCGGAAGGAGTGGAGCAGTTTGAAGACATCTGGCAAAAGGTGAGGAACTATTTCGTCACCGTCTGCTTCCGTGCACGTTCCGACTTGGACGCGGCTCGCGGGTGTGTCTTCAAGCAGCTTCACAATGCGGCCAACGCCAACCAGAAGGAGAAGTCCGAAGCCGACCTTAAGAAGGAGATCAAGAAGCTGCAGGTGAGTCGTCGGACCCAAACCCGAGGACAGAATGGCGCCTCTCTCTTAACGCCCGGCCTCTCCCTCCTCAGCGACTTCGGGACCAGATCAAGACGTGGTTGGCGTCCAGCGAGATCAAAGACAAGCGGCAGCTGGCGGAGAACCGCAAGCTCGTCGAAACGGTCAGTCAGGAGCCGAGAAAGACCCGACGGGACGTGGAAAAACTGTTGAGCTCTGGATGAAAATCCACAATTCCGAGACCACTATCGCGTAGCGTCGCCTTAAGGAAACCCAAAGGAAGACTCGGTTGCCGAGTTACCCAAATAAGAGGTAtcgcgtgcttgcttcaagctctGCAGTTGTCATTCCTGACTGAAGCCTGCTGAAAACTgacacaacaaaacacaaacattgcGGAGTAAAACGGTTAATTGTTCAAACAAACCatattccatctatccatccattttccttgccgcttatcctcacgaaggtcgcgggagtgctggagcctatccgagctgtcaacgggcaggaggcggggtgcaccctgaacgggtcgccagccaatcgcagggcacgtcgagacaaactgccgcactcgcaatcacaccttggggcaatttagcgtgtagcatgttttggggatgtgggagaagacccacacagggagggctgggatcgaacccacgtcctcagaactctgaggccaaagctttccagatgatccaccgtgccgccacaaacCATAATATTTCACCTAAAAAAGGGACTGCTTGCGTAATCCTGACAAATAAGgtaaaatgccatagatgggctaacggaAATGAGCAAATATGATACGGCAATTGTGAACCTTCAAACAATTGCTTCTTTAACGCACACGCAGGAGCAACACGTACAAACAGAGCACACAgcagtttccatccatccattttcttttgccgcttatcctcacgagggtcgcggggagtgctggagtctatcccggctgtcaatgggtggtaggcggcgtacaccctgaaccgcttgccagccaatcgcagggcaccacGCAGCAATATTTACAGGTATTTATTCTTCTTcagggcctcacagttctgagtacccgggttcgatcccggccccgcctgtgtggagtttgcgtgttttccccgtgcctgcgtgggtttcctccgggttaGGGttacactaaattgccccaaggtgtgattgtgactgcactGAAGACACCCAACTTGATATTCCGACGCAATTTTTCACAATTGGATTTTCTTTGGCGCCGGCAGCAAATGGAGCGTTTCAAGGCCGTGGAGCGAGAAACCAAGACCAAGGCGTACTCCAAAGAGGGTCTGGGTCTGGCCCAGAAAGTGGACCCGGCccagaaggagaaggaggacgTCGGCACGTGGTTGacggtcagttttttttttttttttttttcttctttcgaTGGCGTCTGTATGTTCGATTCCCCCACCCGACTCCATTTTGTCTTTCCCCAGAACACGATAGACACGCTCAACATGCAGGTGGACCAGTTTGAGAGCGAGGTGGAGTCCCTGTCGGTCCAGACCaggaaaaagaaagcagacaAGGAGGTCAGTCCTCTTCTCTTTTTCACCGCCGGAGGGATCGTCGCGTGACCccgcggggggtgggggggggacgatCCGGTTTCCCCGAATTCCCGTCGTGGGTGTTTGACTCCTAAATCCGTCAAAGGCAGCGAACGTATTAAActgggaaacttttttttttttttaaagtcacagACACCACACCTTCCCTTCTTTTCCACCCATCCGGCTtcttttgccgctcatcctcacgagggtcgcggggagtgcccgAGCCTATCACAGCTTTCAACGGggccggaggcggggttacaccctgaactggtcggcagccaatcgcagggcacgtagagacaggcaaaccaatcacacctagggccagtttagagtatccaattaatgtcgcacttttttgggatgtgggaggaaaaccagagtgcccggaggaaacccacgcagggacgaactccacacaggcagggccgggatcgaacccgggtcctcagaactgtgagaccggcgctttaccagctgatccacttttCCCtcatccttcctttttttttttttttttttttttttgatccgtCTTCTCGTTCCGGCGCGTCCGCCCGCAGAAGCAGGACCGCATCGAGGACTTGAAGAACTTCATCGAGAAGCATCGCTTCCACATCCGGATGCTGGAGACCGTCCTGAGGATGTTGGACAACGACTCGGTGCAGGTGGACTCCGTCAGGAAGATCAAGGTCGGTTCCAGGCTCCCCCCCCATGGGGGTGTCTCCACTTTCATCGCCACCGCTTAGTTCTTTTCCGCCTCAGGATGACGTGGAGTACTACCTGGACTCGTCCCAGGATCCGGACTTCGAGGAGAACGAGTTCCTGTACGACGACCTCGACCTGGAGGACATTCGTAAGGAGACGTTCGCGTGGAAGAAGTTTCCGGGCCCTGACGCTGATCTCGTCGCTTGCTTCCTCGGTTCAGCCGCGTCGCTGGTGGCCTCCACCCCGCCCGGGCACTCCCACCCGGAGGACGAGATCTTCCAACACTCCGGCAGCACGCCCGCCTCCACGACCTCATCCTCGCCCGTCCCGCCCTCGCCCGTCCCGCCCTCGCCCGCCAACTGCACTGCGGTAAAGATTCAAAACGGCGCCGACTGGATAGCCGAGGTACACGTCAGAAACGATTGGTTCGTATTCTTCAGGAGAACTCGCAAGACGACAAGAAGCGAGGTCGCTCGACCGACGGGGAAGTCGGCCGGGTGAGTCCGGCTCCGATCCGAGCGCCGGCGCGTTTGCCGTCGACTTTTCACAAATGCGGTTTTTCCCCCGTGCCGAACTCATCTTCCGCTATTTGCTAAAAGTACGTCGAAGCGTTACGTCTCCACTGAGAGACTTCGGATCTGAGGAGGACTTTAGCCTGTGTTGCGATGGAGAGTCTTtggcgtgtgtgtatgttttttttggtattcTGGTGTATTCCAGAtcccaaaaaaatttacaacCTCGATCAATGGAAATCGAAGCAAAATGGAATCCGAGTCCTAATTTCCGTACAATCGTCGCAAATAAATCCCGTTGTTCACCTTTCAGTCTCCTGTGAAGGAAGGcaacccctccccctcctcctcctcctcttcagcgCTGACTTCTTCCCGCTTGGTCTCCATGGCGACCATAGTTAGCGGCGGCCCGGCCAACGCGTCGCCCGGAAGCTACAGCGGAGCCACCCGGCAGCCGCCCTCCCAGGCGTCGCACCATCAGCAGGGCAAAGCCTCGGTCACCTCCTCCACGTCAGGGACGCCCGCGGCACAGACCGCCAAGTCTGCCGACACCCACCTTGCCCCGACTTCCTCGTCGCCCCCCAAAAGCGACGCCCCGGGATTCTTTGCGTCCGGTACGCCGTCGCCCGGCTCCAAAAGTCCGTCGCTAGGAAATAACGCCGCCTTGGCGAGCAGCATGAATGCCGGACTCGGCCTTTCGGGGATGCCGGCGTCCCTGAGCACCATGACCGGCCTTCTGTCCAGCTCCACCCCGGCGCCGTACGCCCGGGCCGCCGGGGCGTCAGTCGCGGTCGGCGGGCCCACATCCTCCGCAGGCGAACTGCCGGGCTTTGGGATTTTGGGTCAGACGTCCACCCCGTCGGGACTGCAGGGGTCCTCGGCGGTGGCGCAAAGTCAAACGGGAGTCGTCGGGAGCAACGGCGGCTCTGGATCCGCCGCCGGGCTCTCTGTGGGGGCGCCCGGCCGACAGAAGCAAAACGGACCCGGCAGCGAGCGCCTGATGTTTGACAACGTTGGAGATTCTTTCCCGCTCGGCAAAAAGGACACAAAGCAGATGTTTGTGTTTGGTGTTGCCGCAGGTTACAGCGCTGCGCTGACAGAGTTCGCCACAGACTCCTCCCCCAGCagtgtcagccaatcacaaagctGGCAATCCTTGTCACTGACCTCAACAGCCAATCAGCTGTGAGTAGGACGCATCGACGCGTTCACTTCAATAGATTAAAGTGTGTCGAGTCACTAACGTCGGATGATCCGTATACCAACCACAATCGACAGTCTATACGGGTTGCGCCGTACGTAGAGTACAGACAGACTAACCCTAACCTCTTGAAAGTCTCTACAAAGATCAAAgctaaaattcatatttttgggatgattCTTTCAGTAAGGACCCAGCCCCCAGCTTACTGGCCTCCATCACGTTGTCGCCGTCGTCCTTCGGCGAGGGCAAGCCGGGGAACAGCGGCGCCGTTCTGCTCAACGGTCCGCTGTCCTACCCCTCGCCCTCAGACGGCAGCAAGGTGGGGACCTCTTTCGGTCCgcgttccgcttcctgttggaAGCAGTCCTCACGCGCCGAGTTACAGACGCTACACTCCTCGCGAACGTTCAGACATTAATACCGAACCAAATATTTCCTGAGCAACTAGACTTGCTTCCACAGTTCCAGTTCTTATCGCTTAATGTGTCGTCATCAGGCCCAGGAGTCCCTCAGCAGCCTGAAGTCCACGGCGGACCGAGCCGTGGACGGCGACGTGACGTCTCTGCACCTCAACACAGGTAACCCGCGTGCACTCGTAGGCGCGCAGGAGTAGGTTTACAAATTAGCGTGTGGTTTGGATTACGAATCAGTTTTTGAAGGTGTCAAACCAGGTCTAGGGTTTCAAATtgaactgctgctgctgctgctgccgccggcGTATTGTGTCTGTTCAGAACCGTTCCCCATCGCGCCGCCCCCGTCGTCGAGCGCCCCGTCGTCCTCGGAGGCGAGCATCCCGCCCTCGCTGGGCGTGTGCCCCCTGGGGTCCTCGCCGCTGTCCAAGGAGCAGCTGTACCAGCGGGCCTTGGAGGAGGCCGTGTGGAGCCACATGCCGCACCCGTCCGACTCCGAGAGGATCAGGTCCGTCGCGCTACCCTCTCGCTCCCGAGGGGGCGGCGGCCGCCCTCCGCCCACTTCCTGTGCGTCGCGGTAGAGAAAAAATCTTTCTCGCAGGTCACACggtggttccggtttccctcagagggccattatgactgtgaaacaatacaaatattgaacCGTTTATCATCATtaatttatgatctacttttcgAATCCAAAACcgagggtaatgtgtttttcgacTGTTcacgtttggtcacacaaaattgctttgcaatatctcaactttatcatttatgacgcGTGACAATATGAAATTGAAATTGACGCTCCAGATTCGGCGTCGCGGGCCACGtcaaatcacgcggcgggcccgaatctggcccccgggccccgAGTTTGACACCGGGAGTCGGGATCGGAAATTGACATCATGAATTGGGCCTGCGGCggcccgctgctcctccgcgttgacccttttaattattttataagGCTTGGCATAAAATGTCACCGCGTGACGTTGGGTCGCGACTGCGCTTTCAATTAGTggcgtgcacacgcacacaaggtTCAATTAGAGACCACAGAAGACTTGGTGAGCacaatgggggtggggggggggggggttggggggggggggtccctcaAGGGAACAATTGACATTTGAGAGCAAACACGCGCACCGTCGGCACGATTTTATGACCCAAAGTTTACGACGCCTCAATTGCGacgtctgtttttatttaatatgcGTTTCCGCACGGGCTCCGCAGCTATCGAATCCCTCGATTTAtccatttatgtatttgtttgggcGTGTTTTCGTTTGCCCCCTTGCAGGCAGTACTTGATGAGGAACCCGTGCCCCGCGCTGCCGTTCCACCACCGGGCGCCGCCGGCCCACTCGGACTCGCTGGACTTCTACCAGCGGCTCTCCACGGAGACGCTCTTCTTTATCTTCTACTACCTGGAGGTAGGAAgcagagatggatggatggatggatggatagatagatagatagatagatagattttgtTTTCAGACTGTCCTCGAAGACAACCccacatagatagatagaaatgtGTTTTCAGACTGTCCCTGAACACAACCAGTcacatggatggatagatcgatagatggccacatgggggcagtataatactgGGATAGAGATAGTTGATCACAATTTGaagcaaaaataacaataaatcatCCGGacatttggtgtttttttttaaataaaaaatatggtgAGTAATCTTAGTGTGCTGTATGAGAATATGGTTAATATGGCGATGGTAAggcattattgttgtttttgcggCGCAGGGCACGAAGGCTCAGTACCTGGCGGCCAAAGCGCTGAAGAAGCAGTCGTGGAGGTTCCACACCAAATACATGATGTGGTTCCAGAGGCACGAGGAGCCCAAAACCATCACGGACGACTTCGAGCAGGTCCGaacccgccccccgcccccgtcgCGTTCCGCGCGGCTTCCGTTTTACtgatacacgcacacacacacacacacacacacacaaaaaaaaaaaagaaaacggcgGTGACTTTATCCGAAACGAGAGAGATCAGATCCATTTTTGCCGGGAGTTGGACGGCGCTGACGCCGCGGCGCCCTCTCGCGTCTGCAGGGGGCGCCGCCCGGTTAACTGTTGGTGTCGCGGTCCTCAGGGTACGTACATTTACTTTGACTACGAGAAGTGGGGCCAGCGCAAGAAGGAGGGCTTCACCTTCGAGTATCGCCACCTGGAGGACCGCGACCTCCAGTGACCTCCTCCTCGCTTTCTTCGGGCTGGGATGCTtcacttcctcttcttttttttttttttttttcttgctaccGTCAtggatttattattatcatttttttgttgttgttatttttcccccctctgtgaAATCTTCTACTCTTGTCTTGGAACACCAAAGATGATTGGCTCATctcctacacccccccccccccaaaaaaaaataatttcttgtaCAAGTAGGGCTGCACCGAAGGCTGAAACGGGCCTCGagctaaaaatcaaatttttttttttacatttttttaaaaactttttttcacgaGCATTTATTCCTTATCCTCCACATCCAAGttaaggtccatgtactagtacacaCGTTGTCCTCACTAGAAGACAATTAATTTCATATTCCTATCATTTTTCCTATAACTGCCTTCCTCACCTGTGCTTTTGCGCACTAGTAGCACAATTTACGCATACTAGTACGACCGATACAAAACTGCACCCTTCAAGTAGTGACATACTAGATGTTAACTAATTGATATTTTTGATGACACTAATAGTACTAGTAGCATCCAGtttaaccatccattttttttgccgcttatcctcacgagggtcgcagggagtgcaggggcctatcccggccgtcaacgggcaggaggcggggtgcaccctgaaccggtcgccagccaatcgcagggcgcatcgagacaaacactcgcactcacaatcaccaatttagagtgtctaattaatgccAGGTAAActagtgtcatttttttttcatttactagtAAAACAAAATCATTCTCCAAATATCTGAATTGTCTTATGAAGGCAAAACGCATGCTAGTTCACAACTGTGCTTGAAATACTACGAGTGGAGGTATTAActagtatgtgtatatatatattttttttttacatcacgtCACTAGTAGTTTTACGCACTTGGTTTAGGTTTTGAATCACTAGCAATACGTAGTACTACTCGTGTACAGAAATGTTGTATGCTTGTGGGGAAAACAACACCGGTGAGACATCCCACCATTACTAGTAGTAGTAGGAGTAGTATCTACCacattggtgtcaaactcaaggcccggggggccaggtCTGGCCCGCTATATGATactatgtggcccgcgaagccaaatctagagtgtcaacttccgtttttatttataataatttgtatcaaaatttcaaatggtcatatatcataaatggcagcacggtggatcagttggtaaagcgttggcctcacagttctaaggtcccgagttcaatcccggaaacacctgtgtggagtttgcatgttctcctcgtgcatgtgtgggttttctcctggtgggcaatccggtcccccccccccccccacatcccaaaaacatgcaagattaattgggcgctctaaattgtccataggtgtgactgtgagtgcggcagtttgtctcgatgtgccctgcgattgactggcgaccagttcagcgtgtacccctgcctcctcccccttgtcaactgcgataggctccggcactccccgcgatcctcgtgtggataagcagcaaagtgTGTATTAGAGTGTATTAGGACATGGTCCTTGTGCTGGTTTTcaagaaaatggaataaatgcacaaatgactttgcatattttttcccctcttgtgcGTCTGCGACGTCGAAGgtgcaaacaaagacaaaagtttGGAGGCCCCGGGAAGGTGCCAGGTGCCCACCGgggcccccccccgccccatccCGTCCGCCGTTTTCCTCCTCGTCTCAGGAAGTGTCTGATGGCTCAAATGAGGGAATAAACGCcagcatttttttatatatatctttatttttgatttttgttcctgctcatttgactttttcaaaccGCCGCAGCTTATCCTCCGTTTGGAGCCGACCTAgaacattttgagatttttttttaatgtatattttttagagTCTCTATTTTTTCGGGGGTGGCCGTTTTAAACCTCAAGAGAGCTACCTGAtggacaaagtttttttttttttatttttactattatCTTTTTAAGGACCAGTCGACGCACGACTTTTAAACTTGTTCCtgagattttttcattttattttatttttttatgtgatccgtgcaaaaaaaatgaaatataaaaagaagGCTCGGAACAGCCTCTCATTGTCACGGCAACGCAGCTGAAGGGTACTTAATAAATGACATAATCGCCATAAAGGAgtgtaaaatatgaataaaaagaattaactttcaacTAACTTGCTGTTCAGTTTTTGTGCAAGCTGAACGTTGCGCTTTACCGAGATCCGTCCCGCCCGCGTTTTTTCCGAGCGGGCGCCGCAAATTCCGTCGGACGAGGTTTTTTTCGTCATCCGCATTTCATCTCGCGTAGTCAACGTTGGTCCTACGAGTTCTCGGCTAATTCTTGACCGAGGAACCCGTGTTGAAGGACTGAATGAATAttacaatttttgaaaaaaaaaaatgtgaagaggTGGGCAGAATTGGAGCCAATCGGCGAGTAAGGATAAGCGGGCATATTTcagcgtgaccccccccccaccaccaccaccaccaccacaatgcGCAGCACCCTGGAACAATTGGCCTCTCTCCCTCCCCCATTTGACGCCCATGCGTcttgatgaggatgaggatgttGTTCATGCTCACACCTGATCTTCATCCCATGTTGGCTACATCTGCAggcgtaaccccccccccaccctcccccccccctctccgaTGAGTAGCTCCAGGCTCCCGTTGGCCCACTTACCGAGGGGATGTGTTGATTCTTCTTCCTCAGCCCGACTGAACTGTGGGGGGGATTtcattgtgggggggggggggggtcccataTGTTCTTGTTGTGCGGTTTGCCGCCATGTTGCtcgccttttcttcttcttcttccttcctcccttccggTTGAGTTAGCATCGCACGTGGCCGGCTTGCCAGATGtttgctcatttttaaaaaaataaaaattattattgtatatctttttttttaatattcttaaaGCAAGAGTACACTTTTGACATGTTGACGGTCACCAAAGAGGTGATGTACCAACACTTGAATTAGTTTTAGGTGTGGAAAATTTATGTAaacaacaccccaaaaaaaaaaaaaccctaaattgtGCTACTGCAATTTTTGTATAATAACTTCAAAGTATAATTTCATTGTATGATCGGCACCTTATAATCATGCTCACGTTTTCTTTTCAAGTGAAGACGAGCGTCGCACGTTACCCGGCGCCACCTTTCACGCCGGACCCTCCCGGGGGGCCGGTTGGATGGCGGGCGTTTCCACGGCAACAGCGGCGGCAGGACCGCCGGGGTCGCGCGTGGGCCGGCCTCCgcctcttcctccttccttgGCACCGTCGGCCGGTTGCCATGGCGTCGATCGATGCTGCCGGGTACTCGCCGTGCGGaggtaacaaaaatatttggttgCTAGTACAGTACTTagctactgtactttttttaattttaccacGGGGGGgattgtggctcattttcagggGCGTCGGCGCCCCCTAACCTCTGATCCAAGAATGGCCCCCGGTGTGTccattattaatttattaatgactgcatgaccacttttttttactttgactgcTACTTAAATTTATACTTTCTACTCTTCACTTTGGttgattacttttttccccccaaaagcaTAATTCATAAatcaatgtgtaaaaaaaaaaaaaagttagtctgCCTAATTAGCATATGTAATTGAATTCATTAAAATGAGAGCatttaaaaattttgttttgaaatgatgtcgcctttaatggatgttttgaaaTGTCATAATTTTCCAAATATCATTTTAATTACAACAGAGAGTGATATCATCtcaa contains the following coding sequences:
- the LOC133500684 gene encoding CCR4-NOT transcription complex subunit 3-like isoform X7 — encoded protein: MERFKAVERETKTKAYSKEGLGLAQKVDPAQKEKEDVGTWLTNTIDTLNMQVDQFESEVESLSVQTRKKKADKEKQDRIEDLKNFIEKHRFHIRMLETVLRMLDNDSVQVDSVRKIKDDVEYYLDSSQDPDFEENEFLYDDLDLEDIPASLVASTPPGHSHPEDEIFQHSGSTPASTTSSSPVPPSPVPPSPANCTAENSQDDKKRGRSTDGEVGRSPVKEGNPSPSSSSSSALTSSRLVSMATIVSGGPANASPGSYSGATRQPPSQASHHQQGKASVTSSTSGTPAAQTAKSADTHLAPTSSSPPKSDAPGFFASGTPSPGSKSPSLGNNAALASSMNAGLGLSGMPASLSTMTGLLSSSTPAPYARAAGASVAVGGPTSSAGELPGFGILGQTSTPSGLQGSSAVAQSQTGVVGSNGGSGSAAGLSVGAPGRQKQNGPGSERLMFDNVGDSFPLGKKDTKQMFVFGVAAGYSAALTEFATDSSPSSVSQSQSWQSLSLTSTANQLKDPAPSLLASITLSPSSFGEGKPGNSGAVLLNGPLSYPSPSDGSKAQESLSSLKSTADRAVDGDVTSLHLNTEPFPIAPPPSSSAPSSSEASIPPSLGVCPLGSSPLSKEQLYQRALEEAVWSHMPHPSDSERIRQYLMRNPCPALPFHHRAPPAHSDSLDFYQRLSTETLFFIFYYLEGTKAQYLAAKALKKQSWRFHTKYMMWFQRHEEPKTITDDFEQVQTKTKVWRPREGARCPPGPPPAPSRPPFSSSSQEVSDGSNEGINASIFLYISLFLIFVPAHLTFSNRRSLSSVWSRPRTF
- the LOC133500684 gene encoding CCR4-NOT transcription complex subunit 3-like isoform X8; its protein translation is MWEENQSARRKPTQGRTPHRQGRDRTRVLRTKQDRIEDLKNFIEKHRFHIRMLETVLRMLDNDSVQVDSVRKIKDDVEYYLDSSQDPDFEENEFLYDDLDLEDIPASLVASTPPGHSHPEDEIFQHSGSTPASTTSSSPVPPSPVPPSPANCTAENSQDDKKRGRSTDGEVGRSPVKEGNPSPSSSSSSALTSSRLVSMATIVSGGPANASPGSYSGATRQPPSQASHHQQGKASVTSSTSGTPAAQTAKSADTHLAPTSSSPPKSDAPGFFASGTPSPGSKSPSLGNNAALASSMNAGLGLSGMPASLSTMTGLLSSSTPAPYARAAGASVAVGGPTSSAGELPGFGILGQTSTPSGLQGSSAVAQSQTGVVGSNGGSGSAAGLSVGAPGRQKQNGPGSERLMFDNVGDSFPLGKKDTKQMFVFGVAAGYSAALTEFATDSSPSSVSQSQSWQSLSLTSTANQLKDPAPSLLASITLSPSSFGEGKPGNSGAVLLNGPLSYPSPSDGSKAQESLSSLKSTADRAVDGDVTSLHLNTEPFPIAPPPSSSAPSSSEASIPPSLGVCPLGSSPLSKEQLYQRALEEAVWSHMPHPSDSERIRQYLMRNPCPALPFHHRAPPAHSDSLDFYQRLSTETLFFIFYYLEGTKAQYLAAKALKKQSWRFHTKYMMWFQRHEEPKTITDDFEQVQTKTKVWRPREGARCPPGPPPAPSRPPFSSSSQEVSDGSNEGINASIFLYISLFLIFVPAHLTFSNRRSLSSVWSRPRTF
- the LOC133500684 gene encoding CCR4-NOT transcription complex subunit 3-like isoform X2, with product MADKRKLQGEIERCLKKVAEGVEQFEDIWQKQLHNAANANQKEKSEADLKKEIKKLQRLRDQIKTWLASSEIKDKRQLAENRKLVETQMERFKAVERETKTKAYSKEGLGLAQKVDPAQKEKEDVGTWLTNTIDTLNMQVDQFESEVESLSVQTRKKKADKEKQDRIEDLKNFIEKHRFHIRMLETVLRMLDNDSVQVDSVRKIKDDVEYYLDSSQDPDFEENEFLYDDLDLEDIPASLVASTPPGHSHPEDEIFQHSGSTPASTTSSSPVPPSPVPPSPANCTAENSQDDKKRGRSTDGEVGRSPVKEGNPSPSSSSSSALTSSRLVSMATIVSGGPANASPGSYSGATRQPPSQASHHQQGKASVTSSTSGTPAAQTAKSADTHLAPTSSSPPKSDAPGFFASGTPSPGSKSPSLGNNAALASSMNAGLGLSGMPASLSTMTGLLSSSTPAPYARAAGASVAVGGPTSSAGELPGFGILGQTSTPSGLQGSSAVAQSQTGVVGSNGGSGSAAGLSVGAPGRQKQNGPGSERLMFDNVGDSFPLGKKDTKQMFVFGVAAGYSAALTEFATDSSPSSVSQSQSWQSLSLTSTANQLKDPAPSLLASITLSPSSFGEGKPGNSGAVLLNGPLSYPSPSDGSKAQESLSSLKSTADRAVDGDVTSLHLNTEPFPIAPPPSSSAPSSSEASIPPSLGVCPLGSSPLSKEQLYQRALEEAVWSHMPHPSDSERIRQYLMRNPCPALPFHHRAPPAHSDSLDFYQRLSTETLFFIFYYLEGTKAQYLAAKALKKQSWRFHTKYMMWFQRHEEPKTITDDFEQVQTKTKVWRPREGARCPPGPPPAPSRPPFSSSSQEVSDGSNEGINASIFLYISLFLIFVPAHLTFSNRRSLSSVWSRPRTF